Proteins from a single region of Cryptococcus neoformans var. grubii H99 chromosome 5, complete sequence:
- a CDS encoding multidrug efflux pump, which translates to MPTNRINQKEDAFPSIPSNQPVLEDNEDEYRPLPHVWSGATLCEPWTLSGDKLKSVNSVEPLYPQAHEREPEENAEVQDNEGLTREAPASSSFVEPQENYIPYSSGKGPNMKSDLPGLYNDSAWPESAKDSGPGPAQNSKDEDQNEKPDDLNASTIPIFPSANTSLPPLTPSQSYLRSRPSFFRLAFLLITCATQLIVQAQLGMVMMPLHATAEWLGKDNNSGEMSWMAASYGLTVGMFLVMAGRLGDIYGPRLIWAVGCTFMIVCNIGSGFATSAIGFDIARAVAGIGSALALPNALAILGRTYPPGQTRNMVFSILGALAPAGFWIGGVIGGLFAQFAHIKWVWWFTAILIALFLGAGFYVLPPDSLCPSVSKPQFDTVGAILLSLTLGLFNFVWNQAPLVSWSAAYIPALLVVSLIFGGVFVWWERRVGKGALIPMEVLSKQSLLVYLSLWLGWMSYGTFLLYTTFFIYDIRGYTEPLTMAFQLTPLLPAGIIAALIVPFLIRHLPNHFIFLLSMFAFTVCNIIAATASTSTAEGQYWKSTFWSLVIGTFGPDMSFSTGQLIVSNSVSHEFQGIAAGVVSMITNYSIAIGLGLTGTLEYYIRGSEDTIDDRLRGYRASFWFATGLASIAGIVVALFVRMPKQTGGLKDVHAV; encoded by the exons ATGCCGACTAATCGAATTAACcagaaagaagatgcttTCCCTTCTATTCCTTCCAATCAACCCGTACTGGAAGACAATGAGGATGAATATCGTCCGCTTCCACATGTCTGGTCTGGTGCCACGCTCTGTGAGCCATGGACATTGTCCGGCGACAAGCTCAAGAGTGTCAACAGCGTCGAACCCTTATATCCTCAGGCCCATGAGCGCGAACCTGAGGAAAATGCCGAGGTGCAAGATAATGAAGGTCTGACCCGCGAGGCtcctgcctcttcttctttcgttgaACCACAAGAGAACTACATCCCTTATTCATCTGGCAAGGGTCCTAACATGAAGTCAGATCTACCTGGCCTGTACAATGATAGCGCTTGGCCTGAAAGCGCGAAGGACAGTGGCCCAGGTCCTGCTCAAAATTCAAAGGACGAAGATCAAAATGAGAAACCGGATGATCTCAATGCCTCGACAATCCCTATCTTTCCTTCCGCCAATACGTCTCTACCCCCACTCACACCGAGCCAAAGTTATCTCCGATCCCGCCCTTCATTCTTCAGATTGGCTTTCCTTCTCATTACTTGTGCTACTCAGCTTATCGTCCAAGCACAGCTGGGTATGGTCATGATGCCCCTTCATGCGACCGCCGAATGGTTAGGGAAGGATAACAATAGCGGGGAGATGAGCTGGATGGCTGCTAGTTATGG TTTGACAGTGGGAATGTTTCTGGTCATGGCCGGCCGTCTGGGAGACATCTATGGCCCTCGACTGATATGGGCAGTGGGATGTACCTTCATGATTGTCTGCAATATCGGAAGTGGCTTCGCGACATCTGCAATAGGATTCGACATTGCCCGCGCAGTGGCAGGAATAGGCTCTGCTCTGGCTT TACCGAACGCTCTGGCCATCCTAGGTCGCACCTATCCACCAGGGCAAACGCGCAACATGGTATTCTCTATCCTCGGTGCTCTTGCGCCAGCTGGGTTCTGGATTGGGGGCGTGATAGGTGGTCTTTTTGCACAATTTGCACATATCAAGTGGGTCTGGTGGTTCACGGCTATACTCATTGCCTTATTCCTTGGTGCCGGTTTCTACGTCTTACCACCTGACTCTCTCTGCCCATCCGTGTCCAAACCCCAATTTGACACCGTCGGCGCTATCCTGCTCTCTCTAACATTAGGTCTCTTCAATTTCGTCTGGAACCAAGCACCGCTCGTCTCATGGTCTGCGGCATACATCCCTGCATTGCTTGTGGTTTCTTTGATCTTTGGTGGTGTCTTTGTCTggtgggaaagaagagttggCAAAGGGGCGTTGATCCCGATGGAGGTGCTGAGCAAGCAAAGTCTATTGGTGTATTTGAGTCTGTGGCTTGGGTGGATGAGTTACGGGACTTTCTTGCTTTACACGACGTTCTT CATCTATGATATCAGAGGATACACCGAACCTCTTACGATGGCATTTCAACTCACGCCCCTTTTGCCTGCAG GGATAATTGCCGCCCTCATCGTCCCTTTTCTCATccgccatcttccaaaccatttcatctttcttctctccatgTTCGCATTCACTGTGTGCAATATCATAGCAGCCACAGCTTCTACAAGCACTGCAGAGGGGCAGTATTGGAAGAGTACTTTTTGGAGTTTGGTCATAGGTACTTTCGGACCAG ACATGAGTTTCAGCACCGGACAACTGATCGTCAGTAACTCGGTAAGCCATGAATTTCAAGGCATAGCGGCAGGCGTGGTAAGCATGATCACCAACTATTC TATTGCGATTGGGTTAGGTTTGACGGGGACTCTTGAATATTACATTCGTGGCTCCGAAGACACGATAGACGACAGGCTCAGAGGCTATCGAGCTTCCTTCTGGTTCGCTACCGGGTTGGCGAGTATTGCGGGGATAGTGGTAGCATTGTTTGTGAGGATGCCAAAGCAAACTGGCGGACTGAAAGATGTCCACGCTGTGTGA
- a CDS encoding glucosidase, with protein sequence MRSSQRQGREPLLQSAQNPGQSQRLSDSSFTSFDHPGMSHRGSHNDASVNSYGSSSSRFGPTASLASGTSAAVVVGSTGGFSDELPQQAPPQAQMGNWHDVDDLDDHLHTFTSQDRKDLASPFDITSARGWANALTLGILAGGGVMLFAGYPIISFYYGDSNSSGANTSGYNLGGINSSGQYPEIPGLPTLIDADTPEWAYKRTGFDGDEWTLVFSDEFNKEGRTFFEGDDPFWTGMDIHYWPTGDFEWLDPSAVTTADGHLVITMTQEPIHDLNFKSGMLQSWNKLCFNKHAYFEFSASLPGQTMYGGFWPGIWTMGNLGRPGYGASTEGMWPYTYDSCDVGTLPNQTYVNGTGPIATLTTGADDSPLSYLPGQRCSACTCPGEDHPGPVNTKGRAAPEIDIVEAQIIVAESRGEVSQSFQVAPYDDHYQSDNSSKNFKHYDTDLTYWNTYLGGPFQQAVSSLTRLPRNIYWDQPGDSKQFAVFAMEYQAFPEARDQGYITWWADNKTSWTMYADAVAENPRTGIGRRIIPEEPMAMIVNLHMSNNFQAVDFANLKWPNYFRIDYVRVYQKPDQISIGCDPEDYPTADYIARHAEVYSNPNLTTWEAAGYTFPKSSMKGDC encoded by the exons ATGCGATCCTCTCAACGACAGGGCCGTGAACCTTTACTCCAATCCGCCCAGAACCCCGGTCAATCACAGCGCCTATCCGACTCTAGCTTTACATCTTTCGACCACCCAGGTATGTCCCACCGCGGATCTCATAACGATGCCAGCGTGAACTCGTACGGCTCGTCATCCAGCAGATTCGGGCCAACGGCTTCCCTTGCCAGTGGCACCTCAGCAGCTGTAGTGGTCGGCAGCACGGGAGGCTTCTCAGATGAACTCCCTCAGCAAGCCCCACCACAAGCACAAATGGGAAACTGGCACGATGTCGATGATCTTGATGACCATCTGCATACCTTCACATCGCAGGATCGCAAAGACCTTGCTTCACCGTTCGATATTACCTCTGCGCGTGGCTGGGCGAATGCTCTTACTCTTGGTATACTAGCCGGTGGAGGTGTCATGCTGTTTGCCGGATACCCTATCATCTCGTTTTATTATGGCGACAGCAACTCTTCTGGTGCCAATACCTCGGGTTATAACCTTGGAGGAATCAACTCTAGTGGCCAGTACCCTGAGATACCAGGCCTCCCGACCTTGATTGATGCGGACACCCCAGAATGGGCTTACAAGAGAACCGGATTTGACGGGGATGAATGGACGTTGGTGTTTTCAGACGAGTTCAACAAGGAGGGTAGGACGTTttttgaaggagatgatccCTTTTGGACTGGCATGGATATTCACTATTGGCCCACTGG AGATTTTGAATGGCTTGATCCCTCTGCGGTGACAACGGCCGACGGTCATTTGGTCATTACCATGACACAAGAACCCATCCACGATCTCAACTTTAAGTCTGGCATGCTCCAAAGCTGGAACAAGCTTTGCTTCAATAAACATGCTTATTTTGAGTTTTCGGCAAGTTTGCCTGGCCAAACAATGTACGGTGGGTTTTGGCCTGGTATCTGGACTATGGGGAATTTGGGTAGACCAGGGTACGGTGCCTCAACAGAAGGGATGTGGCC ATATACCTACGACAGTTGCGACGTTGGTACCCTCCCCAATCAGACATACGTGAACGGCACCGGTCCCATTGCGACCCTTACCACCGGCGCTGATGATTCACCTCTTTCCTACCTCCCCGGCCAACGATGTTCCGCCTGCACTTGTCCTGGAGAAGACCATCCCGGTCCTGTGAATACCAAAGGCCGTGCTGCTCCGGAAATCGATATCGTCGAAGCGCAAATCATTGTCGCCGAATCCAGAGGAGAAGTATCTCAGTCGTTCCAAGTCGCTCCTTACGATGATCACTATCAGTCTGATAATTCCTCCAAGAACTTCAAGCATTACGACACGGATTTGACATATTGGAATACGTATTTGGGGGGTCCTTTCCAGCAGGCGGTATCCAGTTTGACGAGACTTCCAAGGAATATATACTGGGATCAGCCGGGAGATAGTAAGCAATTTGCCGTGTTTGCTATGGA ATATCAAGCCTTCCCAGAGGCAAGGGATCAGGGGTATATCACTTGGTGGGCAGATAACAAGACTAGCTGGACAATGTATGCGGATGCAGTTGCAGAGAACCCGAGGACGGGTATCGGACGAAGAATCATCCCAGAGGAACCTATGGCTATG ATTGTCAATTTGCATATG TCAAACAACTTTCAAGCAGTCGACTTTGCGAATTTGAAATGGCCAAACTACTTTAGGATTGATTATGTGAGAGTGTATCAAAAACCAGACCAGATCTCTATCGGATGCGATCCCGAAG ATTATCCCACTGCGGACTATATCGCGCGACATGCAGAGGTATATTCTAACCCAAATCTCACCACCTGGGAAGCAGCCG GGTATACTTTCCCAAAAAGTAGTATGAAGGGCGACTGCTAA
- a CDS encoding transcription factor, with translation MYTTACEACRKVRMKCIRPSRGYDMSEICERCRTTGIECITVKRRVGRQPGVKNRKRKADAIDEQAGASSTSNNEAQVSRDVDHLPNPLHVLASEAIRRHSTPEAEEATAQDNSYTRSSKSIFHRYSDWTDKIQPEGGKEAIMRRLDSLLLSKKPIEMSSDVDEPSVFCGRIDMARPDASPEHDVISLQIISLAEAQHLFDSFMELITNGSMYFDPRLHTLPFVRSRSSFLLAVILAIASTYKSICPSARLHTLLMSHAHRLENVVRNNHLKSTEIIQGLLLLASWTEIPSTLARDRTWMFVSHALALVVELRLDTALPYCVQTDPLYDKNNHDLLVRNAHRVCFLMYIHDRNMAMVAGRHPIFRDSALVSPDSLAKWGKHPLAHRFDAAICASVSLRKLVTSAHARLSTQNYPDFASGEEYIDRSMAEWRRRWSYEIQSTHEYDIIARFSAFVLALTLVKKRQLTGQIEREARRACEVLAFDVVCAAIHHYKTWNGLLNSATFDTSMVAFCAIYTIQSINHSASPYLSDLSLLRLATVHELIGELEAQADARHAVDIPGYFSVVDAMARQLSRNMRLLLSKKEIYHAPHSETSVTHSSTYNPHTNFIHTHPHLHHLQDPHHYTNNQLPQFDEVPQFMFTADDGGLPFMGDWGLEGMLPDMDFGIDTGYSGSDPGGTSHEMTQGVNMQHMLNLG, from the exons ATGTACACCACTGCGTGCGAGGCATGCCGCAAGGTGCGAATGAA GTGTATCCGCCCTTCAAGAGGATATGACATGTCTGAGATATGCGAACGATGTCGGACCACAGGCATCGAGTGCATCACCGTAAAGCGTCGGGTAGGAAGACAGCCAGGAGTAAAGAATCGCAAACGCAAAGCGGATGCTATCGATGAGCAGGCCGGAGCTTCTTCTACAAGCAACAATGAAGCGCAGGTTTCGAGAGATGTggatcatcttccaaatccGCTACATGTTTTGGCTTCGGAAGCTATCAGAAGGCATTCTACACCAGA GGCAGAAGAGGCGACGGCTCAGGATAACTCCTATACACGCAGCAGCAAGAGTATCTTCCATAGGTACTCAGATTGGACCGATAAGATTCAGCCGGAGGGGGGGAAGGAGGCGATCATGCGTCGACTTGattcattattattatcaaAGAAGCCCATAGAAATGTCCTCCGATGTTGACGAGCCATCAGTCTTCTGTGGAAGGATTGAT ATGGCGAGGCCGGATGCATCCCCCGAGCACGATGTCATCTCGCTGCAGATCATCAGTCTCGCTGAAGCTCAGCATCTTTTCGACTC GTTTATGGAGCTCATCACCAATGGATCCATGTACTTTGACCCACGCCTTCACACCCTCCCATTCGTCCGATCCCGCAGTtcattcctcctcgccgTCATCCTCGCTATAGCAAGCACCTACAAATCTATCTGTCCCTCTGCTCGTCTGCACACTCTCCTCATGAGCCATGCACACCGACTCGAGAATGTAGTTCGGAATAATCACCTCAAATCGACTGAGATTATCCAGGGTCTCTTGCTCTTGGCGAGTTGGACGGAAATACCGTCTACTCTGGCGAGGGATAGGACATGGATGTTTGTGTCACATGCGTTGGcgcttgttgttgagctCCGATTGGATACCGCATTGCCATACTGTGTTCAAACAGATCCATTATACGACAAGAATAACCATGACCTACTGGTTAGAAATGCACACCGCGTGTGCTTCCTCATGTATATACATGATCGG AATATGGCGATGGTGGCGGGACGCCATCCGATATTCCGAGATTCTGCTTTAGTGTCACCAGACTCATTAGCAAAATGGGGAAAACATCCT CTTGCGCACCGCTTTGATGCGGCTATCTGTGCCTCTGTATCTCTGCGAAAGCTCGTT ACGAGCGCGCATGCCCGGTTGAGTACCCAGAATTATCCGGATTTCGCCTCTGGCGAAGAATACATTGACCGTTCAATGGCTGAATGGCGAAGACGATGGTCTTATGAAATACAAA GTACCCATGAATATGACATCATTGCACGCTTTTCAGCTTTTGTGCTCGCACTGACACTGGTCAAGAAGCGACAACTTACAGGGCAAATTGAAAGAGAAGCAAGGAGGGCATGTGAGGTACTCGCTTTCGATGTCGTATGCGCTGCCATACATCATTATAAGACCTGGAATGGTCTTTTGAATTCCGCTACGTTCGA CACAAGCATGGTTGCGTTTTGCGCCATATACACTATTCAATCAATCAACCACTCTGCCTCACCATATCTTTCAGACCTTTCGCTGCTACGCTTAGCTACTGTCCATGAGCTTATTGGCGAACTGGAGGCGCAAGCGGATGCAAGGCATGCAGTAGACATTCCCGGGTACTTTTCTGTTGTTGACGCCATGGCTCGCCAGTTGTCACGCAATATGCGTCTGTTGCTCTCAAAGAAAGAAATCTACCATGCGCCTCATTCTGAGACCTCCGTAACCCACTCTTCGACATACAACCCCCATACAAACTTTATTCATAcacatcctcatcttcaccatctACAAGACCCTCACCACTACACCAACAACCAACTGCCGCAATTCGACGAGGTCCCACAGTTCATGTTTACAGCAGACGATGGGGGATTACCGTTCATGGGCGATTGGGGCTTGGAAGGGATGTTGCCAGATATGGACTTTGGGATAGACACAGGGTATTCAGGGAGTGATCCTGGAGGGACATCACATGAGATGACCCAAGGGGTAAACATGCAGCATATGCTGAATCTAGGAT GA
- a CDS encoding solute carrier family 39 (zinc transporter), member 1/2/3, which translates to MSDDAADVDPCAMDNSETHFGLRIGSIFIILVTSVIGTVLPIILRQSSFVPRPVFDFAKYFGSGVIIATAFIHLLAPAWEELTSECLKGAWEDYDWTPAIVMAAVYFIFFAEVAAYRAGTRRLERLGINYSSHAHDETDAHAHSHSHEPPLGVDVTAPAPDHHIHPDHSNITSDPHGHHRTPSGEKGKDVESASDVSTVNQIPSQAEATAQLIAVAVLEFGVVLHSVIIGLTLAVDESFVTLFIVIIFHQMFEGLGLGSRLSVLVLPEKLWWTRYAAAIFYSLCTPVGVAIGLGVRSTYNGNSAKANIISGVLDATSAGILLYTGLVELLAHEVLLNPRMMKSSDYKLAYVFCCMLLGSGLMALLGRWA; encoded by the exons ATGTCCGACGATGCTGCTGATGTTGACCCCTGTGCCATGGACAATAGTGAAACTCACTTTGGCTTGCGGATTGggtccatcttcatcatatTGGTTACGTCAGTAATTGGCACAGTACTCCCTATCATCTTGAGACAAAGCAGTTTTGTTCCAAGACCGGTGTTCGA CTTTGCCAAATATTTTGGTTCAGGTGTAATCATAGCAACAGCGTTTATACATCTGTTAGCACCGGCATGGGAGGAGTTGACTTCCGAGTGTCTGAAAGGCGCATGGGAAGACTAC GATTGGACACCTGCCATCGTTATGGCTGCTGTCtatttcatcttctttgctgAAGTCGCCGCTTATCGAGCGGGTACAAGGCGACTTGAGCGACTGGGCATCAACTACA GCTCCCACGCTCACGACGAGACTGATGCTCATGCTCACTCCCACAGCCACGAGCCTCCTCTTGGCGTGGATGTCACTGCCCCTGCCCCCGACCATCACATTCATCCCGACCACTCCAACATCACCTCTGATCCTCATGGACATCATCGCACACCTTCGGGggagaagggcaaggatgtGGAGTCTGCCTCTGATGTCTCGACTGTGAACCAAATTCCTAGCCAGGCTGAGGCTACTGCGCAGCTTATCGCCGTTGCAGTTTTGGAATTTGGTGTCGTTCTTCACTC TGTTATCATCGGTCTGACTCTCGCTGTCGACGAATCTTTCGTTACCCTCTTTattgtcatcatcttccaccaaATGTTCGAAGGTCTCGGTCTTGGCTCCCGTCTCTCAGTCCTCGTTCTTCCTGAAAAACTGTGGTGGACGCGATACGCCGCCGCCATTTTCTACTCTCTCTGTACACCTGTTGGGGTCGCCATCGGCCTCGGTGTTCGATCCACCTACAACGGTAACAGCGCGAAAGCCAACATCATTTCAGGTGTCCTCGATGCGACTTCGGCCGGTATCTTGCTTTACACCGGTCTCGTCGAATTGCTCGCCCATGAGGTGTTGTTAAACCCCAGGATGATGAAGTCGAGCGACTACAAGTTGGCTTATGTCTTCTGCTGTATGCTTCTGGGTTCCGGTCTCATGGCGTTGCTTGGTCGATGGGCGTaa